The Ptychodera flava strain L36383 chromosome 16, AS_Pfla_20210202, whole genome shotgun sequence region cagcttatgtccctttaaatgaaTTGTGCATTTCTAACCCAGCCATTGATATTAGCTCGTCTTATCGAAGTTTCAGACGCCTGGTCAGAATATCATGCTTAAATTTGTAGATGTTTttaatggttttatatttttAGTCATCTGTGTGTTGCTTAtcgttttatagttttattgtactttatgtattttttaattcatATTTTATGGAGCCTGTAAATGGGACTTGTTCACGTTGgtcttctttgaaataaatatttaaataaatttattatacAACAGTCTCCATGTGCTGGTCTAATGGTAAAATCGTAATATCCTAAATGCACATGCACTGCtatgttaaaaagtacaaaacatTAATAATATCAACATGAAGTTACCGATCATTTCAACGACGTATAAACCTTCGGACTTTACAAATAGTTGAAAATAATGTTGAGCATTAGGAATATTGGAAATTCGTCTATGTACATCATATTATCATCATGGGCTTGCTGAAACTACATATAATGCCACAGGCAAAGCGATCTATGATGCACAAGATGTCTCAGTTTGTTTATCCTTGGACAGAACGACAAAATATAGCCGCGGCCGAGTCTGTACTgaccacaggttatcgtaacgttgcttggatagtcgttcgaggcgggcggccgtaggtcgccgtttacttggaagaAAGagaagtaaacggcgacctgcggccgcccgcctcgaacgactatccaagcaacgttacgataacccgTGGTACTGACCATGGCTGAAATGAATCTGGCTTATGTCCCGTGGGTGCATGGTTACTGGCATGCAGAAGGTAAACGGTGTACAATTCGTATTCTGTGAAACTTCATGGCAGCTTAATTTTCTGCCTTCCCGACTAAACATACGCCTTATTAACAACTGAAGTCTCAGcctaatttttgaaatttggttttcaGCGTTCTGCACCAGTGTGCAAAAGTTGGAATTGTCTATCAAGTTTGAATTGCACCTGTGTTCACAAAGCTTGATCTCCAACTTTGTTCTTCCCACATCGCAGACACGAGCAGAGGTTCCTGAGAAAGCTTTGCCGAAACTGTTTGTACTTGAAGACGTAGATGAAGGGATTCAGGATTGAGTTTGAGAATTTCAACAGAACGATGCAATTGACGAACACCGACCCGAGATCGATGACGACGCCAAAGTTGTAGACCAGAAACAGAAGACTGTCAGGCGTCCAGCATGCGAGGAAAGCCGCCATGACCAACAGTAACATACACACGACTCGTTTCCTGGCCTTCAGAAGCGCTTTGGTCCTTTGTTGATTGTCCGAAGCAGGCCTTGAGGAATTTTCAGTGCTCTGTCTGAGAGATCTCAGAATCCTGAAGTAAGCCCATATCATGACACACACTGGAACGAAGTATGTTATCAGGAAATACAGAACGCCGATGAGAGGGGCCAGCCACTGGCTCAGGTAAACGGCTACCAAACACCTGCCATCATGGTAGTCTTGAAACGCCAGTGTCGAGAACTGCAAGGCAAACATGCATCCCCACGACGTGGCGATCACAACCGATGCTCTCTCAGTCGTGCAATATTTCTCATATGACAACGGATGGACGATGGCGAAATACCTCTCTAGGGTGACCAAAACCAGGCCGAACGAGGATGCGTTCACGCTGAACCAGAAAAACGGGGCGCTGAAGTACAGACGACAGTATATCTCTCCCGCGATCCCGTCAGGTATGGGAATCGTCACGGCTTTCAAGAGGAACCTGTTAAACACAAGCAGTACCGAGGTGATGAAATCAGCGACCGCTAGATTGATGATAAAGTAATTAGTGAGCGTCTTCATCTTCGGCGTGCTCAGGACAACGATGATGACCACAGCGTTGCCAGTGGTACCGACGACTCCTAGAATCAGTTCGGTGATGTAGACGTAAGCTGGAGTCGCTGGCCATTCTACGATATTTGCAGAGGCGTTTGTAGCAGTATTGCTCATCGTTGGTGCATCTGGAGCCTCTCAGCAAGTTTTAATCTGTGATCTATATAGTAAAAAATGTATTCGAGAGGTTAAAGTATTGTCAAAATGTACACTATGTGTACGTATTATAACGCAAAGAGTGACAGTGAATTTGTCGTATTGTTCTAATTTGGGAAAGTTTTCtcattgaaattaaaatacagTATGGCGATTAAAAATCTACAAGGCCAAATTAAAAATTGTGTATTTCCggttacccgacctaccctagaaCCTGCCAACTCTGGACATTTTattcgcattttcaaaaaaaaattgagccaattctctaaattttactgtattttatgggtctcagccaaacaaaatgaaaagaaaagaaaatcctATGACCTATCTATCCTAATTTTCGCAGGCATGCTGCCGTAAATTaaacaacacaattttttttaaaaaaaaattggcctCAGTACAAGAGaagaaaatgcaagaaaatataTGGCGAAAAGGCAAATATTCTGCTTTACGGAATCGTGACAATGAGTCAAAGGTGTTTTATTGCCATTAATCTGCCAAAGGATGAGACAAAAGACAGACTAAcaacatttatttaaaaattcaaGTAAATGAGAATTCCGAGAATACTCCGGCACACGTacggaaaagggttaaactagtATTTTGTCTGGTTATTGGTATGATAGCTCTTTGTGTAATGCAGACGTATTCCTTCAAAATGTAGAACAGCAAATAAGACAAAGACCTTGTTATTGGTTATTGTGCTCCGAACAGACTGTATCAGGGCTGCACTGTATCACCCAACACAGCGCATATGTAATTGAAAGACGCTACGTAAAAACGTTTTCCATGGCGACACACTTCTTTCCCGTAGATAATTTCAATAGAAGCATTTCAAAAGAAAGTAGGCCTATGTCTTATTATAGTTTACACATCCTGGAGTATGTGTCTATGAACACATACAAATACCATGCCAAACAAGTTTGTTTTTGCAGCTTACATCATAAAAATTAAAGGAAAGAAACTAACTCACCTCAGACGGTTGACATCATGCAAGACTGTGTTGTACTAGACGTTACCTGCTAACAGAATGTACGCATATCAATCGACACATCGCCGTATACTATATTTCGTCTCTCTCTCGTTAAGGTAGTACACGCCTCAAGAGTTTGAGACCTGAACTTGTGTTCAAATTTCCTCGGTGAAAccttcaaccactctcttaccaaatcaagaataaaagtgaGGGATCACCGTggaaattttggtattagaaaAACAAGCTATTAACAAATACagatttaaaaaattcaaaatggccgccatcactgtgttaattctatgggggGAAAGTAAACCTTCGAAAAACTAACCTGATGAAAAATTTTCTCACTCCAAGAGGTTTAAAATgggccccacaagtggtagatcagaaaagaatgctAAAAGTTTTAAATCTTGAGTCCGAATACCTATCCTTGAGGAGCATTATGCCTTAAGTTAGTATACACCTCGACagtgacagacttaaacttgtgctcaactttccttaaggaatctttaaaccattctctttgaaaatcaagaataaaaatcggggttcaccgtgcaaatttgacaccaaagaaacaaataacccaagatttaccgatatttaaaattcaaaatggccgccatccctgtgttaactccacggagaaaaaataaaagtttcgaatttcggaaaactacgccgatgaaaagttttctttcaccgagagctttaaaattacccccacaagtggtagatcagaaaagaaatgtaaaagtttgagtctgaatatctgtctccgaggcgcgttctaccttaaaacgtTACTTCACTGACAATTCGTAATGAAATGAGAGTACATTGTATATAGCCATTGCGGTCGTGCGCACATTCAAAACGTTTGGTTAATTCAATGATAACCTTGAACTTGTTTAACTGAATGCAAAGACAAGCCTTAAACTTGCGTCTACGACACTGCTGAAATGACGCAGGTaggaaaatatgcaaaatttgagtCGCATTCCCCTTTAATTGTGTTGTCACACCGATCGCGTGCCGTCCTCTTTAAAAGCGATAGAATATTTACAGATAAGTCTGTCGCATAACGAAGAGCATAGGGAAATCAATTCATCTGTAACCTTCCACCTTCTCACAAAATGGGTCCCTGTTTACAGCCTTGTAAAATGCCAACATGAAGTTAGAGTGATCAGGATATTCAATCACATGCACACCTTGGAATAGGAGGAAACTTGCAAGGCTAGTACTTTCTATTCAAAACTGGCTTCAGCATTCTGTGAAGAATAGTCAAGGCCAACAACATTCTGTGGAGAATAATTAAGGCCAAACTAAAAAGACTCAAATCCAATTATTGCCAATCTTTCTGTCGAAATGGCATCCATGGAACTGGTGACCTCCAGCAAAGCGCGCCAGGAAACCTTTTTGTGTAATTGAGtgagtctgtctgtctctctgaaTGTATCTATGTAGGCCTATGCATgttaggtaggtagataggtataTAGGTACTAAGGTAGGTTGGTAGCTAAGAGAGCTTTCAGaaatcaaaaatgtcaaaacattaACATTTTTTGGTTTACAGAACAGAGAGAGATGTCGGGATCGTATATGGTATCACAGGCAAGGAGAAAAAGAGACGGACAAAAACAGCCTTTCCTTGTCTTTTCCTTGCCTATGATGGTGTGTCCCAAAACTTGAAGTTGAGGTCGTCCGCTTCGCGTTGAGTGTTGTTTAGTAGAATATTGGAATCTTCAGTTATTCCAGACATGAGTAATGAAATAATTGCGCAAAAAACAATGTTTTCGTAGTGTACCAATACAACGTTAATTGCAACGGAACTTGCTGACTGAGCATAGCGCCCTCTGCCCTAAGAAGGGCCCTAACCCACAGGTCCGTGGAGTTGCAGTGTAGTATATATACATAGAGAGAAGGGGGCCCTTCTCTCTATGTGCactacacggcaactccacgGACCTGTGACCTAACCGCCCACGGAGGCAATCTTTTCGATTGATTGTAATTGTGTCAAAGTGTTATAGCAATATGCGACAATGCGACTTTTACCGCACATTGAAAATTCATTGATTTGAGAACTTCAGAAACTACTGTGAAGGCATCTCTTCCACAATTTTGCAAGAGAAAGTAATCAATTATTTACTGAAATGTAGGGAGTTTGTTCGCACGATGGTCTTAAGTGTTGCAACGCTCGTTGAACCTGAATCACAGTGGAGCTCTGTTTCGGTCAGATGACATCTCTCAACTGCAAACACGAAGAAATATGCACTGCGCTTTTTGCAGAGGCGACATTTCTAAACTGTAAACATGAAGAAACCTAATGGCTTTCAAGGGCCCTATCCAAGAaatagaggggggggggtcgtcgaaactgcgcgtgtgcgactttcttgtagGAATCCCATGGTTAAATATAAATCGTAATATAAGAGTGTACATCCCGTGGTGATCCCCGTGGAATTTCTATGGAATATTTTTGTGAAGGATTGTCTGAAAGCCAAGAGAAAGACAGTTTTTACCAGGAAAAATTTAAAAGAGTCATTTGCATACCACTGCCAGAGGACGCCCAGTACCTTTACATTAGAAGCATCGTGCAACGTGTCCGTACCGGACACGCGATATGTAAGAGAATTAAAATGCCAGACACGTACCGGACAGTGCATATCAATTAAATACATACTTCGTGTCGTAAATTTGTAGAGGTGCCACACCTGGAAAACAACATTTCTACGCGGATCTTCACTTTGTTATTTACGGTTATTCTGAAAAAGACCTGCGTTTTTTACCGAGTATAGGCACCATTTGAACAGAAACAACTCATCAAATATCCTACTTGAGCCATATCGCAAATCATGACGTGGCTCGAGGAAGAAAGGTCGCGAGATGGCGCTAATCAGCAAAGTCACCGGCTCGTTCTCGGTCTCGGCTACCTCGAGACGAGGTCCGTCCTCGGTGAAACACGTTGAATCCGCGTGACTCATCCGTGACTGAACGAATCGATTGGCGGATATAAGGAGTACTAGAGCAAAATCAGTCATCTTACGAGGGCGAGAAAACTAATTTCAACGGCCACACGTTTTGCCCTATATTCAAAAGACACCTCAGATCATTGTCCTAATATCAGATATCTATTTGGATGATTGATTCTTTGTTGCTTGGTAAGGAATGGCATGTGCACGTATCACTGAtaaaaattctttcattttcacgCGATGTGGAATAAACAAGACACATAGCAAATAAATACTTTAATACCACAGTCAGAGCTCATGGCATGAGTTCGTTTACATATCGTCAACAGATTTTTGTTGATTATCTTGGTTTCGTGAACTGAAGACAATGAAGGTCGTAGAATGATAATAATAACCAGCTGCAAAAGTGTTGTACGAGGAAGGAAAATAAGCAGGCCATAGTTCCTGATAGCACAATGTCGCTTgcgaggtagtatgcgcctcgaaaatgaaagacttaaggccatcgtctgggctaatgtcggtcaaaatgctcaaaaaatctaattttatttttttccttcattgtcaccctcgacatgtatactttcaaataagctatatcattcttcaaaaaatattaactaaaatcgagaaaaatcgcgtttttttcccactgacccctggtcaaattttatttagtctaattatatattcaaaacaggtaaatcgctatttttggttgcctaaaaactttgttgagttatggcatcatgtatgaagtagtgaccatttgcttgcttattgaagcagctttttcagaggtaaaaatatggcgttgtggaaattgtgagtttgagactaattgcagtctaaaaaagccagatcaatgagtaatcgggaagaaatttgcaacaaatgattctgttttatattttgtgtggatattactgtaaggccTATGAAGATTGtcattcaggtatagcaattaaaccagaaaacaaaccatattagacgttatggtgtccatatacataacaagtaaagaatctctcatgaatttcattatcatgctgattataaaatcaatgtttttttgataattaacagttcatttttcacttagaaagcaattacaaccaggcttttgtaaataaaattctaactgacaatttaaacttgtccaataccctattttgaggtcgtaaactttgcatgaagtatgagtatcacctttatgttgtaaacatttcaatccaatattcctaacaattgtgttttgtactgcattcgtttattgtggcagtaataactcttgaaagaatggttggaatgcaatgaaaatcagccaacatatgtgaaattaaatactttacaaataaacttcaaaaaacaaggtcatccaatcatgtcatagtagaaacttgacggaaagttgtgaaatttattaatttttcaatcttaccgagatgactatgatttaatttatattgacatcttatacagtcatagatttaggttcatattgtaatacatatacatctgaatgctacagaaaaaattcggttgttgtatgacttttcgttcaatagatatctttgccacaaatttcctcatattttttaccctgaaattgtcgccaCGGCAACCAAATATCCGGtttccccctgcactgcattttaccatctactgcaacaaaaaatgacaaactctgaaaacaaggtaatacacggttagtgttttaaaatagcccctacaatagacttaaactttctcaaactttcctcaatgaaactttcaatcattctcttaccaaatcacgaataaaaatcaggggtcaccgtgcaaagtttggtactggaagaacaaattaccaaacttttaccaatacatgtatttgaaatttaaaatggccgccatccctgtgttaactcaatagCGAAACAaaaatttagattttcaaaaaactgcaACCGAGacgttgaaattttttttcttacccAAAGAGCTTATAAATGAGGCCCCCCCAAGCGGTAGACCTTTAAAATTATGGGAAAAATTCGAGCTCGAAAATTTGTCCCCGATGCGCTTTCTACCTAAGTGGCAATGATCGTCTCGTGTAGGTCCACAGCAAAATCTTTTCTTGGATCGGAAGCTCCAGCGCTGGGCTTTAAGAGCTAATCAGACTTTCAAAAAATCGTCACTATCCTCACAGTCTAGTAGCAGGCACGCTAACCAACGGGATAATCATTGGTCTTGTTAAGATAACAAAGACGGCGTgaaattattgttatttttgtcaaaaaatcaatgTCTTCCCCTCAAATGAGTATGACATTGCATTTCCACGCACAAGCAATGTATGTCACGGTCAGCATGGTATTGCTGTTTTCACACAAATACAGTTACAATGAATTTTAACTCATTCCTCTAATCCTTATAGTGCAAGAGTTCACCAGAACGCTAAACTTTGTTGGTAGCTAGAATTCGAAAGTCTTGAATATCCCATTATTTTCTATCTGTAAACTTGTACTGTCGCGCTTCGGGGTTCCTCTGAGCAGAGAGGTACGTACCACGGGgaatcgtaatgctttcagtaactgtaGCGTACACCAGGTTGTCAGTTTTACTCACCACTTCTGACCTTTGTTACAAAATGAATAGCGACAATAACAGGTTACACAGGATAATGGAGAAAGTTTCGTCTGGGTCCTCTGGATAATCTAGCTGACCCGTGTGTTCGTTTCACATGACGTATGTTCATTCCACGTTAGATATGTTCATTCCATGTGAGATCCCTCGTGTACTTTCAACGTGACAGCAGTTATGAAATCAAGTGTGGGTAAAGGCAGGAAAACGTCAAAATATCTTGAGTCAAAATGTCGGCACAAGGTCAAAAATCATAAACTAAATGTGTTACATACAGTACATTACCCCTTTCTCGAAATTACTTTCACACTATCTGTCACAAATActggcaatttttaatttagacCGCTTTCGGGAAAACTGCCAACTTAATTCGAAATAAAGCTACACCCAAGACGGAGGACATGGGTGTGTCAGATGAAAAAGGTTGATTCACAAGACCATTGGCAAGGTTCTGACCGAACATTGCGTCACCTTGGCACAAATCTACAACACAGATCCTTCAGAAGTATAGGACTTATCACGGCCTAACATTGAGGTCGAGTTTcccattttgttgtgtttttttttgccttttttgacTAGTTGGCAatacattaatattttcatcaatgaCAAATTTACGCTATATGTCGATGCACGGCTTTAATTTCTATGCAAAATAGATTTCATTGAGggactttgtcaatttttcccTGACATTGGGTAAACACTACTATGAAACTTTGGTTGCACTTTCCTGTATTTATTCCATAAAGTTCATTTTCTCTACTAcaccacaattttcaaaacttgtgCGGATATAGGTTATCACGTGGTTAGTTTCTTTAGAGTTTGACCCATTAAGGGTAAAGGGATAATCACAAAATGCAAAGCGCCGAGGAAAAGGTACCGGTTAGATGTACTCACTTATACGTCATCGAGCTCGGTGCCCGGGCCCTGCCGCCCACACCGCAATTGCATGTTCAAGGATTTGGAAGCGATGCCATGCCACGTCACAAGGAACCTTAGTCTTTGCTTATCTAAGGTCAATGCTGTCAACACATTTTTGCATTATTGAAGGGAATGTGAACGCAAGTCCTTTTCTCCGACAAATGGAAAtattaattgacatacataaatCACCAAGTTACAAGTTTGTTGGCAACGCATTCAATAGACCAGCGATTCAGAAGGGCTTGTCAACCATGTATTCCTGGAAAAGTGATATGAATCAATGATGGGGTCACTTTGAACAATGGACGTTAACGTCGGTGCTCATTCTCATCATAGTCGTTCACCCGGACTTTactctttcttttgtttgttgtcGTGAATAGCTTGTCCTGACCGCACTGAAATGTCAAGCAAAGAAACGCGAGGACGAAAATTCTGGCGCAATTCTTACTTGTACGTTCCATATTATCGGCAGTGCAAAAATCTGAGTCGACCTTCAGTGTTGTGTGGTGTTAGCTAATTCAATTGACTTGCACACAGAACTGCAAGAATATCTCATTCTAACAttatcattttcttgaaattttcacaaaagaccTTTGAGAGAAAGATGTATTCAAAGAGGAGACGAAATGGCAAAATTACATCTCTATTCTCTATTTATCAACGAACACGctaaaatgctgactcagcaggTTTTCCAGCGCTTTTGATAGTCATGGACAATGTTTTGCACTGTCATTGCCTGATCGGCAACCCTCTCCTTTCTTCACGCATCTGAAACTCATTTGTGCTAGAAGAACGTTTTGGAAAATATATCTCTACACTGCAAGGGAACAACAATGCTTTGGACTTGATCATGCAACTCAACACTTCTTTACAGGCCTAAATTTGTCACACAGTAACAGCAAATAAAAGGAAACGATGTTTTTTCTCTTAAAAAGTGTGATGGGAACACTAGGTTTTTAGTCACATTTCTTTTCTAGTGACAACTTCCTACAACGCAATcacgaaattaagagaaaatgaaaatattttttttttcacttttgagttATCTTTTACCTGAAAACGTTCAATGTCTGAAGTATTTCGAAGGTGATTGTTTAATACTTTGGATGAAAATTACAGTACTGAGATTTCCGCATCTATGCAATTATAACTTCATCGCGTCCTTAACATCGACAGATCGTACAAAGCGGCAACCGGACCCCGGAACCGGACCCCGGACCCTCTCGCCCAGGGATCGTTACGTTTACGCACAGCTGAGTCTCTCCACACATCGTCGGCGGtggggtggagggactgtgatttgcGTAAACCCAAATCTTACGACAGCTTCGTTTTACCTCAACAGAGAATAATTATCAAGAGCATGTTTTCTGAACACCTTCCTGCGTCAATGAAGCCTGACGTCTGATTCCGCTTTTCAGTGGATTTTGCGTCCGGGTACGAAACATTAAAAGTGCTGTCAACATCCGGGTCACCTGGGGTTGTCATTGGGTGGGATACTGACCGTATTAACGCTCTAGATGATCTCGATTTTTACGCATTTGTAACACATGATGTCAGTGGTCGTGGCATTAGACACGACCATTTCACCCTGCCAGTCACTGGCTCTTAAGCCACCCCAGCATGTACCCCGCTAGGTATCACATCAAAGTGTTGTTGGTAGCGCAACTTGTTGCATACGCAAGAGAAATTGCCGTCCAATTTTTCCGCATTCAGTCAGAGAATACACACGTTAGTCAACCAGTAGTATTTGAGTTTGAGCGGCTAGAGGAAGGGATAAAGCGAAATTAATGAAAAGAGTGCCGAAAGATGGCGATATGGTTCCTTTGATGAATAGCAATACTATTAAGAGAATCATCAATCACGGACACCCCATCCTCTACCTGGAAAATACCTCCTTTGTGTTTACACTGCGACATCGAATCGTTATTAAAAACACGGAGACAAACACGGTCTAGAGTGGTGCTCAACGTTCTTGCAACTTGAATCACATTACAGCTTATGCTGACTTGGGTCAGACATTTCTCGACTGTATACACTTACAAACAATTATCAGTACGAACGATATAATACGTACAGGAGCAAACAAACATAATAatacaacacacacatacatacatacatacatacatacatacatacatacatacatacatacatacatacatacatacatacatacatacatacatacatacatacatacag contains the following coding sequences:
- the LOC139114483 gene encoding tachykinin-like peptides receptor 86C, translated to MSNTATNASANIVEWPATPAYVYITELILGVVGTTGNAVVIIVVLSTPKMKTLTNYFIINLAVADFITSVLLVFNRFLLKAVTIPIPDGIAGEIYCRLYFSAPFFWFSVNASSFGLVLVTLERYFAIVHPLSYEKYCTTERASVVIATSWGCMFALQFSTLAFQDYHDGRCLVAVYLSQWLAPLIGVLYFLITYFVPVCVMIWAYFRILRSLRQSTENSSRPASDNQQRTKALLKARKRVVCMLLLVMAAFLACWTPDSLLFLVYNFGVVIDLGSVFVNCIVLLKFSNSILNPFIYVFKYKQFRQSFLRNLCSCLRCGKNKVGDQAL